The Effusibacillus pohliae DSM 22757 genome window below encodes:
- the splB gene encoding spore photoproduct lyase: MTVPVRGKAVVLPRSKPFMPDFVFFEPKALDYELGDTLYRKFRDMEIPIKITPSHNRVTGIPGDTPAQAYRNAKNTLVVGIKKSMDLETSKPSADYSLPPATGCMGHCHYCYLQTTMGRKPYIRVYVNIDEILATAEKYMERRAPQITTFEAACSSDPVGVEHLTGSLKKMINFFGRQQLGRLRFVTKYAHVDSLLDAQHSKHTRFRFSVNSEYVIKNFEPGTSYFHERVEAAGKVARAGYPLGFIVAPIMIYEGWEKGYRELFQRLAGVLVPEAKQDLTFELIQHRFTATAKKVILERYPKTKLDMDETKRKYKWGKYGRGKWVYPDEQAQLLKDTISDLIATYFPEAKIEYFT; this comes from the coding sequence ATGACTGTTCCGGTGCGCGGAAAAGCCGTGGTCTTGCCCCGTTCCAAGCCGTTCATGCCGGATTTCGTATTTTTTGAACCGAAAGCGTTGGACTATGAATTGGGGGACACCCTGTACCGAAAGTTTCGGGACATGGAGATCCCGATCAAAATCACCCCGTCCCACAACCGGGTGACCGGGATTCCCGGCGACACCCCAGCTCAGGCATACCGAAACGCGAAAAACACGCTGGTGGTCGGCATCAAAAAATCGATGGACCTGGAAACGTCAAAACCATCGGCCGATTATTCTCTCCCGCCGGCGACCGGCTGCATGGGTCACTGCCATTATTGCTACCTTCAGACCACGATGGGGCGAAAACCGTATATTCGCGTGTACGTCAACATCGATGAAATCTTGGCCACCGCTGAAAAGTATATGGAACGGCGGGCGCCGCAGATCACGACGTTTGAGGCGGCATGTTCGTCCGACCCGGTGGGAGTCGAACACCTGACGGGCTCGCTGAAGAAGATGATCAATTTTTTTGGACGGCAACAGTTGGGAAGGCTGCGCTTCGTCACCAAATATGCGCATGTCGACTCGCTGCTCGATGCGCAGCACAGCAAGCATACCCGGTTTCGGTTTTCGGTCAATTCCGAGTACGTGATCAAAAACTTCGAACCGGGCACCTCCTATTTTCACGAACGGGTGGAGGCGGCGGGAAAAGTGGCGCGGGCCGGCTATCCCCTCGGCTTTATCGTGGCACCGATCATGATCTATGAGGGCTGGGAGAAAGGGTACCGGGAACTGTTTCAGCGGTTGGCTGGCGTGTTGGTGCCCGAGGCAAAGCAAGACCTGACATTTGAATTGATCCAGCACCGGTTTACGGCAACGGCGAAAAAGGTGATTCTCGAGCGGTATCCGAAGACGAAACTGGACATGGACGAAACGAAGCGCAAATACAAATGGGGGAAGTACGGGCGCGGGAAATGGGTGTATCCGGACGAGCAGGCGCAGCTTTTGAAGGATACGATTTCGGACTTGATCGCAACGTATTTTCCGGAAGCGAAAATTGAATACTTTACATGA
- a CDS encoding divergent PAP2 family protein, with amino-acid sequence MRTILLNHSLITSLIATVLAQFVKVPIHYIAKGDWDWRKLLASGGMPSSHSATVSCLAASLGITHGFESPIFGIAAILGLIVMYDAAGIRRHAGETAMALNRLEAEFDKHIEEEYKGKTRLDFTRRHKRLKEMLGHQPAEVVAGAVFGVVVALVFQRFWY; translated from the coding sequence ATGCGAACCATCCTTTTGAATCATTCATTGATAACTTCGCTGATCGCGACCGTGCTGGCCCAGTTTGTAAAAGTGCCGATCCATTATATCGCGAAGGGGGATTGGGATTGGCGGAAACTGCTGGCCTCCGGCGGCATGCCGAGTTCCCATTCAGCGACTGTCTCCTGTCTCGCTGCCAGCCTCGGGATCACACATGGATTTGAGTCCCCAATATTTGGAATAGCCGCCATTTTGGGGTTGATCGTGATGTATGACGCGGCGGGGATTCGTCGGCATGCGGGGGAGACAGCGATGGCGTTGAACCGTTTGGAAGCCGAGTTTGATAAGCATATTGAGGAAGAATACAAGGGGAAAACCCGGCTCGACTTTACACGGAGGCATAAACGCCTGAAAGAAATGCTGGGCCATCAGCCGGCCGAAGTGGTGGCCGGAGCCGTTTTTGGGGTTGTGGTGGCGCTTGTTTTTCAGCGATTTTGGTACTAA